One Arachis hypogaea cultivar Tifrunner chromosome 2, arahy.Tifrunner.gnm2.J5K5, whole genome shotgun sequence genomic window, ACAGTTTAATATTATTCCCTGAAGAAGCTTATAAACAATGTTCATATTGTTTAATTTCGAGATCATGCATATATGAGCCAATCTAGCTTGACCTCAACCTGTATCTTCTCCTCCTCTACCAGTTTTCTAAGCAAATCTCGTTAAGTTTAGACACAAATTATTCCCATCATTTTACTAATACTAATATCTATGAACTTGGACATAAATATGCTCCAATGCATATAACTTGCTACGTCAATTGGAAGACTTAACCTCTCCCATACTCAACATACAACCTGAGTGGATATCCAAAATGACTGAAGATTTGTGTAAAGCTTAAAACATATGGATAACAGATTGTATGTATTATGACATATTAATGAGGAAAACTTGACAGTCAATTTAAATATACAGAACAATTCTTACATCGTGCAGTGCCTTTGTTAGGTCTTCCATCGTCAAAACAAGGCGCTTATCCTGTTAAAAAAAATGTAAGTGCTAAAGACAAGACGAGTGTATGTAGAATATAAACAAAACCAGAATAAAAGCTTCCAGAACCTTCTGCTGCCTGTCCCTTTTATCTTTTGGAATTGTTGCTTGTCTTGCTTTGCAGTGCCTACAGTAAACTCTAGTCACAATGTCATGCCAATATAGTAATGCAAAAGATATGCAGAATAAGAAACTAAAGATGAAGCACATTGTCATATCTCATAACCATTAAACTAAGAAAACCAACAAACATTGACAAAGATACAAGCATTCAAATACAAAGCCACCTACAAGTACACCTAGAAGTGAGGACAAGCAGAGTTCTAGAGAGTAATAGTCAACAACATAATTTATATTGAATTTCGGATTTACATTCTTCTTATCATGATGTGCCCTCATTCTAGTGTGTATGTATCTATGGACCACAACAGAAAAGGAGATGAAAGCACAGGCTCTTTTCCCATGTGTTATCCTATAAACTACCTTGAATACACATTTATTAAGAGAGAAAAATAGTATCCATCATGTACTGACCAACATCACTCACATGCATGAACAACTTATATCCAATGGTTTATGGGTAATTATAAACAgattatgacaaaaaaaaaaacaagaaaaaagaaaaagaagaaacatacTGAAGTGCATCACCCGCAACTTCTGCAACAAACTTCTGAGTGGCAACAGCAACCAATCTAGTCCTGAAATAGTGATCCACATTTGCAATCAAACAACAAATACAGGGGGCTAAGAATCCAACTTTTGTAGGAATAAatatcaacaataatttaaaaagaaaaaaaaaggaagaaaatgttGAATCCACTACGGATTCGGAAGGATAAATTTAGCTATATTATAAGTTCACAACAAACCAATAAAGATTTCTGCAAGCATGGCATGGTTTGGGATACTGCATACAAGTTGAGGACAAGCGAAGCAACGCAATCTGCTATTGCTCATTCCTTATATATTCTGACACAGGCTTCTACTAACTCATATAATTAACATTGGTGCTGAAAATACTTACTACAAGTATTATATGCTTATGCCTGGTCACTATCATCTTGAATGAAGCCTAGTCCATAAGTATTgaaaataaaggataattaagtAAAAGACTTCAATTTTAATGGTCACAACCAAATATGGTTGATTCTTATGCTTATCACTTGAATGATCATACAAATATATGACTTTAAACCATTTATATtttaatctcctctaaaatttccTCTAACCTTTTCTTAGGCCTACCTCTACCTCTAGCTATAGGACAATCCTACATCTGATTCACTATCCTAACTTGAGCCTATAACCAAAGATTAAATCGAACCATTATTCTCTATAATCAGCTCTAATATGGCGATTCCTAATCCTATATAGATTAGTTGACAATGTCAAAACATCAAAGTTAAACTCACACATAAACGAAAAAGGAACAAATCTGTAACAAGGGAAGAGGCACTAACAATCGAAGATCGGGAGACTGAAATCCGCTCTTGGCTAAGTAATGCTCCACCAACTCATCAGGTATCTGAGAAGAAGACGAAACGGTTGGTTCAAATGTTCAATCAAATTCATGAAACAATTCCAATGAAAGAGCTCAAGCATAGATATGAAACAAACCGTAGGAGTATAATCCATTAACGAAGCAAGAAACTCGGTGAGTGCAGCATCGTCATCATGCCTCCCTCCATCGCTTGATTGTGGATTATGGTTAGGGTTCATCTCCTCCTCACTCTATCTATACAATAACCTACCCTGCGAATTTATCAATTTTCTTAGAATTTACTTCAAACTCATATACACGAGTCATTCGAATTATGCAAAGTTTGTAAATTAAGAATTAAAAGGATCAAGAGCAAAATTTTCGGTTCgcaaaaatatcaattttttcgAGGAAACAAAAAGTTTTTTTGTTGCGCCCCGTACCTTGCTGGTGGTTGCCGGAGAAAAGGAGAGACTGGTTGCTGCCGTGAAATCCCCGCCGTACACCGCTGTCGTAGGAGAACGGAGAatgaaacttgaaatttttttcagGTGCCTCTGCCGATAGTGTTTGTTTTGTAGTGTAGCCACTGAAACTTTCTTATTCCTGGCCCGATAATCTGTATACTAGGCCCAATAAAGcccaataatattattaatgggCTTGTATCGGCCCATTACTTACCCTTGAAGAAGAGAACACCCGACACCGTCGTCACTGAGGAAAAGAATTAAGAATCTAAGAAGAAAAGACACAAATCCAAAAGaatattctttccctttttcatatCAACACAATTTGTATCTCTGATTTGtgatctttcttcttcttgttgtgtGTTGTTGAAAGTTTCAATTTTTACAATTAGTATTTAAATACTTATCCTTCTCCCAAAAAAGTTCACACAATCCAATCCAATTCAATTGCTTccaaaaatttgattaattagatCTTCTAGTTCTAGCCATGGTTCTTCACCGAGAACAAgagcttcttctctcttctcctttcATTGACCCTTCTAAAGGTACCCCTTTTATCCTTTTTCATTTAATTCAGCTCAAGCTTATCCTCAGTTTTAAGCtttttctaaaagaggaaaaagattgattttttttttcagatggaTTTTGAATTTGTTCTATTTCGTTATGAACAGGAGATGGTGGAAAATCTGGTGGGATGTCAATTGAGAAGAAGATTGAGTTCCTTGAGAGCTTGACTGGAAAGGTTGTTCCTTTATGCACAGAACTCATTGATGATTATGATTTGAGTGTTGTTACTGCTTTTACAACTCTAATGCTTATGTTTGTGAAAATACAATTCTTAATTTTCTTAAATGGCCTTATTTCTTTTAAACAAATATTGTTATATTACTTATACTGTATGGTGTGAAACAAGATGCATTGGTGTTTCAACTTCATTggtatttttctatgcaatgcaTTTTATGAATGCAGCTGAGAAGCTTATTAATGCTATCCACTTTTTGTCTATGTTTATGGTTGGACTGAAGAAAATTCATCATCCCCGTTTGAATATAAATTTGCAATATGGTGTTTTCATGACTGAGTGGTTTAAATGAAACAAGTCTGTATTACAGATTGGTGTATAAATTGAATTTGTCACTTAGAATGTGTCTTGGTATGATTTGTTTTAACTGATTCTTCTAAGACTTTAGGTACTTTAACAATTCCCCTTTTTTAGATATATTGGTGCAATGTGCATTTGCTACGTTTACAATTGTTGATATGAATTTTGCAAACTTGGTTATGTCATTATGTGAACTGAATACTTTTGGCTGTTATAACTAATAACAATTACAAGCAGCAAGTTCTCTATTctattaattagatttttaatcgACCTGAGAGGCTGAGACTAGTCTTACCTGTTTCAGGTTACAAATCGAAGATCCCGTAGGTGGTTAAACGATCGTCTCCTGATGGAACTGGTTCCACGATTAAATGCGGAGGAAATCAGAGGCTTGTTTGCTCCACCACCATGGGGTAAATTATCTGAGGCATCTTTTATTCCTGAAACTTTGGTTGCTTAGTTTTGTTGCATGCTTCCTGTGATACCCCAAACCCGCCCAAAAAGAAAAAGTCATTACCTAAGAGCGTTTTAATTTTTGACTTTCAATGTTTCTTTAGTATAAGTAATGACtggattaatttttattttaaaaaatgacgATCGGGTTCATTTCACAGGTGAAGAAGTTCCACCTTCAACATTTTCCATGACTAATGTGGAAGAGTGGGACAGATTCAGGAATATAGACATGGATAAAGAGGTTATATTTGCTTCTCTTATTTTTAAACTCCTTGAAACGTTTTTATTGTTTAAGAAGATAATTCCATGCACCTATAATTGAATTCAAGAAGCTTTACAGTGAATTATTGCTTTTGTTACTAAATATATCCTTTTAGAAGTTATTCTGTGATCTAGGTATCTTTTACAATTTTTAGTATCGTAGAGTTTATATCTGCAACAAATGTGCTTACATGGTGTGTTTTAGTGTTTATGTTCTGCTATGTGTGCGCATGAGCCatgagaattgaagttagttTAGAGTGCCAATTGCCAACAAACATCTCACTATAGGTTTCATATGTTTCGATAGGTCAATATGATCCATGCTTTCGAAAACTCTTTAGACAAGAGGAAAGGCCGTGTTGATGCTGACAAGTTGGCAGTATTGAATGGTTGGCATAGAGTTGATTGTCGAACAAGAGAGGCACTTCGACGCAGCTCTGTTTCCGAACTCATAGAAGGTTATGAGGtacatatttgattattaattacCCCCTTCTAACCTGTAAATCACCATTGTGCACAAGAAAAGGGATgaacttttatataaaaaatatatcttgcaatttacatagaaacatattttttattcttttctatcTTCTTAAGGAATGTATACGGACGTTTATAACGAAAAGCTCGGATGGAGATGTTCTTGAGCTGCAAATTCAGGATCCTTTTAGGAGATTGTTACTGCATGGTGTTTGTGAGGTAATATCAGATATGCTACTCTCCATGTTATTGTTGAACTTTCAATTCGCCTTCTGTgcttgaaaatttgggaagcgtTTCATGAAAATGACAAAAAAGAAGCATTAGTGATACTAATCATGGTTTTTTGCATCCTTATTATATTGTTATCTAAAACTCTTTCTCATTATATATATGCATTATATTTGCTGCCgtttctaaaattttttggatCTGTCACTGCTCGTGAAACCATTGTTACTCTTGTAAGTGTACATGAAGCTTATAGTCTTAATTTTTGTTGGTGGTAGTTCTACAACTTGGCCTCAGATACAGTGACAGATATGAATGGTGGTGTGGAGTCATCAAAGATgacaaagataaagaagaagaaaaggggttCTCCTCAGCTTCCAAATATCACTCTCTGCCACTTTCTGAAGATGTCCAAGGAAGGAAGTTGGTAATTTGATTCAGGCAGAAATGTTGTAATTCCTTATTATTATGATAAAAGACCTGTCTTTAGTCAATTATGTACaatgtaaaattaatttagttgTTTATTATTGCACAATAATTTCACTGTAAATTAGTCTTTAGAACTGTCTATTCAATTGGTTGATACTTGATACCATTAGTCAACATAACAAGTTGATTGCTGGCTTAATTTACAATGTTATGGTTGTTTAATTCAAGAATAAACACTTAATTTGGTTCCataatgtgattttttttaaaaaaaatagaatatgatttctgattttattatttttatttttggttctcTGTTAAAGCGTTCatcaaatataaacaaaaattaatttagtagTAGTTTTATTTGTAATTCGTAGAAGTTTCAAATCGGGCAcaattaattttagattttttttttagtacaatacacagttttttttttttgtgacttacaCAGGGATTGTTTGgatgttattaaattattaaaaaatatttttttatttgtttaatatgtttgataaaattttaataataaaaataaaattattaaaaaataaaaaatatcttttttaaaaaattataatttaaatttttgaaaataattttttatttaaaaaaatatttttaacataataaataaataaaaaatatttttattttattgtatttaaatataattgttagataaaaaaatatttttatataaaatgtttaaatataattttttttttaaattatttgataaaaaagatcatttcataaaaatttaCTTAAACAAGCTCAAAAACTATTgagttttttttactttttgttatatattctacgtttttttaattaattttagtatagaaGTAATTTTTCATATAATTGAGATATAATTagcttattttaaaattaattttaaactggagtatatactatataataaaaaaaacccGATTGTGTTTAGGGATTTAGTTTTACTAAACACATCTTTACTTTAATAAATATGATACTCgtgtgattttttttgttaacggaaaaataacaaaagaacaaataaaaaaaagaaaataaataataaacaactGCTTAAGAATAGGACAATCCTATTAAATGTTATTCCTGAATTCTTTTCAGGATAATGAAAGATTTATTTGATGAGTATGAGTTATTATCGTCATTTTTGTCATGATATTTATCAcgatgtttatatttttttaaaatcaacttTAAAATATAATGTTCTGAATTTTCAGCACTAaaagattaataaaattaaaattatcttaaaaattATTGATAAGAGTAAAAGTATCCACACAATCTGTTATATAAATAATATCTCTTTATCGATTTATCTCAAGTCTCAAACTAGTAGATATATCTTTTAAATAACAAACAATTCTTCTTAAAGAATATTATAACTCTCAATCGTTCCCAAATAATCTTGTTGCCAATTTCTATTCCAATCTCTGATAATATAGACAAAATCAACACGATTATCAGTATCAGGATAACTTGCATCATAGTTAATCTTAAAAATATCCACCGAGAGAAAAATCTATGGACCACTAATGATAGAGAGTAAAAACTCATTACAACTCAAAaacattcaaaaaattttttaaggacAAAGCCATACTAATCACTTTATTTAAGGACCAAGATTCATGCAGATGAAAGATCTTATTATTCCTGAAATGGCAAATCTATCATAGACCAGAAAAGAATATTAAAGGATTCTCTTTACTATGAAGCAAGAACTAATTCATCAAATCCAAAGGTTGATCAAAAATCTTCAAAATTTGCCAAATTAGTTTGACTTTCAGACAATTTTGAATacaataaacaatcaatttctGGTCAGAACAGTTGTCTATCGGTAAAATACTCCtccaaaaataaaaagcaatcatGGATAGAATTTTCCTAAGACAAAGTCAGTTcaagaatttatattttttcgGAATAAGTTGACAACAAAGCCAAAACCAATTCTCCTTGTCATCCTAACTAAACTTTTTTTTGAACCACAAGTAACCACTATGAAAATTATAAATCTTTGACATCGTATCAAACTAAAACCATCCTATCACTAAACCTATTTGCATTTCCAAATTATAGAAAAGAATGTTACttaaaacaaaaagttggttTTGTGTACTAAAACAAATGAAAATCACAgacatttataaaaattatttttaatataaaaataaaaatagtattttaattaaatattaatatttaaagtgtATTACAGTATTGTAAATATGCAAAAAATATGTTCAACACGTATTTTGTGTGTTAATCAAAATATTAACACGTGTACAATACGCATCTTACGTATTACCAGAATGATAACATATATCTAATATGTATTCTGTATATTGACATTCTATCTTTAAAATTCACCCACGTACTTATAATTACaccaaataattttattttaaaaaagaatacaaataattttttcgtataaaaaaaaaaattagccaaacatTTACATCAACCTTTTCCTTTGTTGTTTGTCTCCATTGACCATTCATTTACTTTGTTTCTTACTTGCTTTAATTAGACACCTCATCATGCCACTAATATAACTTCTTTCTAGGAAAAAGTACAATCACGATTGAGTACAGCTGGAACGTGATCAACGTgatagatttttcaaaaaaaaaaattaaaattattctcattttccttttcaattatgcttaattattaagataattaattttattgaaacTGTAATATTTTTGTACCTAAACATGtactatatatttaaattatttattctagtCACACCTTTAAAGTTggagaaaattattttatttttcaagtaaGTATCTAAAAtaattccaaaaaattttaaatcgaatattttattttcaaacaaattttttctcgaagattttaaaataataaaaatt contains:
- the LOC112754909 gene encoding transcription initiation factor TFIID subunit 10 isoform X2; the protein is MNPNHNPQSSDGGRHDDDAALTEFLASLMDYTPTIPDELVEHYLAKSGFQSPDLRLTRLVAVATQKFVAEVAGDALQHCKARQATIPKDKRDRQQKDKRLVLTMEDLTKALHDYGVNVRHQEYFADSPSTGMDPATRDE
- the LOC112754909 gene encoding transcription initiation factor TFIID subunit 10 isoform X1; the protein is MNPNHNPQSSDGGRHDDDAALTEFLASLMDYTPTIPDELVEHYLAKSGFQSPDLRLTRLVAVATQKFVAEVAGDALQVYCRHCKARQATIPKDKRDRQQKDKRLVLTMEDLTKALHDYGVNVRHQEYFADSPSTGMDPATRDE
- the LOC112754902 gene encoding uncharacterized protein is translated as MVLHREQELLLSSPFIDPSKGDGGKSGGMSIEKKIEFLESLTGKVTNRRSRRWLNDRLLMELVPRLNAEEIRGLFAPPPWGEEVPPSTFSMTNVEEWDRFRNIDMDKEVNMIHAFENSLDKRKGRVDADKLAVLNGWHRVDCRTREALRRSSVSELIEGYEECIRTFITKSSDGDVLELQIQDPFRRLLLHGVCEFYNLASDTVTDMNGGVESSKMTKIKKKKRGSPQLPNITLCHFLKMSKEGSW